The Synergistaceae bacterium genome contains a region encoding:
- a CDS encoding phosphomannomutase/phosphoglucomutase gives MTNIPRYIFREYDIRGTADTDLADETVKAIGQAYGTWLIRNGVTGSVSIGGDARLSTPRIKAAMTDGITSTGLNVIDVGLLTTPMLYWSLIRFGLDGGVMITGSHNPSDMNGVKLCYGHGTLWGEEVQLIRQIAESGNFEHGQGKTSQAHIDDEYLKMLVSHFILPFSRKFKVVVDSGNGAAGPTARRYFEMLGCEVISLFDEPDGHFPNHHPDPQKRENLQAVIERVRAEKADVGFAYDGDADRIGVVDDKGEVIFGDRLMALYWREILREHPKADVLVEPKCSMVLPETAEKFGGKPFFWKSGHSVIKAKMREMGSLFAGEYSGHMFFADEFFGHDDAFYASGRLLRILSDENTSLSRLMMSIPLYPSTEEIRVACPDETKFQIVEKIAAKAKAEHEASDIDGVRILYPDGWGLIRASNTQPVVVVRCEGRNQEALERIMQDVKARVLAEGLPDFTWTF, from the coding sequence ATGACTAACATACCAAGATATATTTTCCGTGAATACGACATACGAGGCACGGCCGATACCGACCTCGCGGACGAAACAGTGAAGGCAATCGGCCAGGCATACGGTACGTGGCTGATTCGGAACGGAGTAACAGGAAGCGTCTCCATCGGAGGAGATGCCCGGCTCTCAACCCCGCGCATCAAGGCCGCAATGACCGACGGCATAACGTCAACAGGCCTCAACGTTATTGATGTGGGACTGCTTACCACACCAATGCTATACTGGAGCTTGATACGCTTCGGGCTCGACGGCGGCGTAATGATTACCGGCTCTCACAACCCGAGCGACATGAACGGAGTGAAGCTGTGTTACGGGCACGGCACGCTGTGGGGCGAGGAAGTCCAGCTGATCCGCCAGATAGCAGAGTCCGGGAACTTCGAGCACGGGCAGGGCAAAACCTCTCAGGCACACATTGATGATGAGTACCTGAAAATGTTAGTGTCCCACTTTATCCTTCCGTTCAGCAGGAAGTTCAAGGTAGTTGTGGACTCCGGCAACGGTGCGGCAGGCCCGACGGCGCGAAGATACTTCGAGATGCTGGGCTGTGAAGTGATTTCGCTGTTCGACGAGCCGGACGGACATTTCCCGAACCATCACCCTGACCCGCAGAAGCGCGAAAACCTCCAGGCCGTAATAGAGAGAGTGCGCGCAGAGAAAGCAGATGTGGGCTTCGCGTATGACGGCGACGCTGACAGAATCGGAGTTGTTGACGACAAAGGAGAAGTGATTTTCGGGGACAGGTTAATGGCGTTGTACTGGCGCGAGATTCTCCGTGAACACCCGAAAGCTGATGTTCTCGTCGAGCCGAAATGCAGCATGGTTCTTCCCGAGACAGCCGAAAAGTTCGGAGGAAAACCATTCTTCTGGAAGTCCGGCCACTCCGTAATCAAAGCAAAGATGCGCGAGATGGGCTCACTCTTTGCGGGCGAATACTCGGGGCACATGTTCTTTGCTGATGAGTTCTTCGGGCACGATGATGCGTTCTATGCCTCAGGAAGGTTGCTGCGCATTCTCTCTGATGAAAACACTTCGCTTTCACGGCTGATGATGTCGATACCGCTCTACCCGTCTACGGAAGAAATCCGCGTTGCCTGCCCGGACGAGACGAAGTTCCAGATTGTGGAGAAGATTGCGGCGAAGGCAAAGGCAGAACACGAAGCCAGCGACATTGACGGCGTGAGGATACTCTACCCTGACGGCTGGGGGTTAATCCGCGCGTCGAACACACAGCCGGTTGTTGTTGTGAGGTGCGAAGGCAGGAATCAGGAAGCCCTTGAACGCATAATGCAGGACGTTAAAGCCCGTGTGCTCGCCGAAGGACTGCCCGACTTCACATGGACATTCTAG
- a CDS encoding GntP family permease yields the protein MVQGSMLVVILVVAIVLMVLLISKMKFHPFVALFAVALAMGLAVGMAPAKVLDTILNGFGGTCRGIGIVILLGTIIGAMLEKSGAAFTMADSVLKVVGEKRPALAMSLIGWVVSIPVFCDSGFVILSSLNKSLARRSHVRLSVMAIALSTGLYATHTLVPPTPGPIAAANELHADLGMVIMWGIVVSIVSVIAGYVYALIAGPKLPVPFDEQDGVGESYEELKAKYGTLPSAFKSFAPILIPLILIAFSSFISYPSTLAKIGGKESTLFIVSNFLGNPVIALSIGVVLCFFLAPFTEEVTNGWIGEGVKDGANIIMITAAGGGLGAVIAASGVGNYIGEALSSYNFGIFLPFIIAAALKTAQGSSTVAIVTTAQIIAPMLGSLGLGAPMGAVLATLAIGSGAMVVSHANDSYFWVVTQFSDMDLNTAYKAQTMATLIQGIVAVLAIYGISLYML from the coding sequence ATGGTACAAGGTTCTATGCTAGTAGTTATTCTTGTCGTTGCAATAGTGCTGATGGTGCTCCTCATCTCAAAGATGAAGTTCCATCCGTTCGTTGCTCTGTTCGCCGTAGCTCTGGCTATGGGGCTTGCTGTAGGGATGGCTCCCGCAAAAGTCCTCGACACAATCCTTAACGGTTTCGGCGGGACGTGCAGGGGCATCGGCATCGTAATCCTGCTCGGCACTATCATCGGCGCAATGCTCGAGAAGTCCGGCGCGGCTTTCACGATGGCTGACTCGGTGCTCAAGGTCGTCGGTGAAAAGCGTCCTGCCCTCGCGATGAGCTTAATCGGCTGGGTGGTCTCAATCCCTGTGTTCTGCGACTCCGGCTTCGTAATCCTGTCGTCCCTCAACAAGTCATTAGCCCGTCGTTCGCACGTAAGGCTGTCTGTGATGGCTATTGCTCTGTCGACGGGACTTTACGCGACACACACTCTTGTTCCTCCGACACCCGGCCCGATTGCCGCCGCGAATGAGCTTCATGCAGATCTGGGAATGGTCATCATGTGGGGTATCGTGGTCTCCATCGTGTCGGTGATTGCGGGCTACGTTTATGCGTTAATCGCCGGGCCGAAGCTCCCCGTGCCGTTCGACGAGCAGGACGGAGTCGGCGAGTCCTACGAGGAACTGAAGGCCAAGTACGGGACTCTTCCTTCAGCGTTCAAGTCGTTTGCTCCCATCCTGATACCGTTAATCCTGATTGCGTTCAGCTCGTTCATCAGCTACCCGTCAACCTTAGCGAAAATCGGCGGCAAAGAGTCAACCCTCTTCATCGTCAGCAACTTCTTGGGCAATCCTGTTATTGCTCTGTCAATCGGAGTTGTGCTGTGCTTCTTCCTTGCTCCGTTCACTGAGGAAGTAACCAACGGCTGGATAGGCGAAGGCGTAAAAGACGGCGCGAACATCATAATGATTACGGCGGCTGGCGGCGGTCTCGGTGCAGTTATCGCGGCATCTGGTGTCGGAAACTACATCGGCGAGGCGTTATCCAGCTACAACTTCGGAATCTTCCTGCCGTTCATCATTGCGGCGGCACTCAAGACTGCGCAGGGCTCATCGACTGTCGCAATCGTAACCACAGCGCAGATTATTGCTCCGATGCTCGGTTCTCTGGGGCTCGGTGCTCCGATGGGTGCTGTGCTCGCTACGCTGGCTATAGGTTCGGGCGCAATGGTCGTGTCCCACGCTAACGACTCGTACTTCTGGGTTGTTACGCAGTTCAGTGATATGGATCTGAACACTGCGTATAAGGCTCAGACGATGGCAACACTGATTCAGGGTATCGTTGCGGTTCTGGCAATCTACGGAATTTCACTCTACATGCTTTAA
- a CDS encoding sugar O-acetyltransferase: MTEREKMILGELYNPADDELYTLRTKAHRLCADYNRLHDTDEAARYSLLRELLPNCTFDDYFYLQGPIYFDYGVNTYIGKGFYANFNFTVLDVCPVKIGDNVLIGTNVSLLTPTHPMRWQERNPRIMEDGSAVMLEAAKPITIGNNCWIAGSVTVTGGVTIGDGCVIGAGSVVTRDIPANSFAAGVPCRVIRQIEQ, from the coding sequence ATGACTGAACGCGAGAAGATGATTCTCGGCGAACTGTACAACCCTGCTGATGATGAGCTGTACACCCTCAGGACGAAGGCACACCGTCTGTGCGCGGACTATAACCGACTGCACGACACTGACGAGGCGGCACGGTACTCCCTACTTCGCGAGCTCCTGCCAAACTGCACGTTCGACGACTACTTCTACCTTCAAGGGCCGATATACTTCGACTACGGAGTCAATACCTACATCGGCAAAGGCTTCTACGCAAACTTCAACTTCACGGTACTTGACGTGTGCCCGGTGAAGATAGGAGATAACGTCCTGATTGGCACGAATGTTTCCCTGCTCACGCCAACTCACCCGATGCGCTGGCAAGAGAGGAATCCGAGAATCATGGAGGACGGTTCGGCAGTGATGCTCGAGGCGGCCAAGCCCATAACGATCGGGAACAACTGCTGGATTGCGGGGAGCGTTACGGTAACCGGCGGTGTAACCATCGGGGACGGGTGCGTAATCGGTGCAGGAAGCGTAGTAACAAGGGATATTCCGGCGAACAGTTTTGCGGCAGGTGTACCATGCAGAGTGATCAGACAGATAGAGCAATAG
- a CDS encoding AAA family ATPase translates to MQSDQTDRAIDGGNALGDADVQTVHYWLCAAGQGAHMWEDFHDRGVIGIGWPQLGDLRSYSNREEMRAKLREVFPDSPSSFRDVSLCLWQFVHELKPGDVIFAKRGHYGIVGRGIVRGDYEFDNSKNDGYPNIRKVEWTHTCDKETDEGNPTKTLTDITNYTGKVRNIASLFGTDDGDDDDEDTPEIDYPAYTEDDFLQQVYISREAYGTLTGLLHTKKNIILQGAPGVGKTYLAKRLAYSMMGVKDISRVMMIQFHQSYSYEDFIMGFRPSEKGFELKKGVFYNFCKRAEDDGDNDYFFIIDEINRGNLSKIFGELFMLLESDKRGEYNKLQLLYSDELFFVPENVYIIGMMNTADRSLALLDYALRRRFAFFDLRPGFSSEGFTKYRTSLNSPKFDALIRCVEELNGAIAEDESLGEGFCVGHSYFCGITPGELSDERLSGIVEYEIIPLLREYWFDDPRKVEEWSGRLRDALKW, encoded by the coding sequence ATGCAGAGTGATCAGACAGATAGAGCAATAGACGGCGGAAACGCTCTCGGTGATGCGGATGTTCAGACGGTGCATTACTGGCTGTGCGCAGCCGGGCAGGGAGCGCATATGTGGGAGGATTTCCACGATCGCGGCGTGATAGGCATAGGCTGGCCGCAGCTCGGAGACCTCCGCAGCTACTCAAACAGGGAAGAGATGCGCGCAAAGCTCCGTGAAGTCTTCCCCGACAGCCCTTCTTCATTCAGGGATGTTTCGCTTTGTCTGTGGCAGTTCGTGCATGAACTGAAGCCGGGTGATGTTATCTTCGCAAAACGCGGACACTATGGAATTGTCGGCAGAGGAATCGTCAGAGGGGATTACGAGTTTGACAACAGCAAGAACGACGGCTATCCGAATATCCGCAAAGTGGAATGGACTCACACATGCGACAAGGAGACCGACGAGGGAAACCCGACGAAAACTCTGACCGACATCACCAACTACACTGGCAAGGTCAGAAATATAGCTTCACTTTTCGGCACGGATGACGGCGATGACGATGATGAAGACACCCCCGAGATAGACTATCCCGCGTACACGGAGGACGACTTCCTGCAGCAGGTGTACATCAGCAGAGAGGCTTACGGCACGCTGACAGGTTTACTGCACACCAAGAAGAACATCATCCTTCAGGGTGCTCCGGGCGTGGGCAAAACCTACCTCGCAAAACGTCTCGCGTATTCGATGATGGGCGTGAAGGACATTTCGCGCGTCATGATGATTCAGTTCCATCAGAGCTATTCCTACGAAGATTTCATTATGGGCTTCCGGCCGTCAGAGAAAGGCTTTGAGCTCAAGAAGGGAGTCTTCTACAACTTCTGCAAGAGGGCAGAGGATGACGGCGACAACGATTACTTCTTCATCATCGACGAGATAAACAGGGGAAACCTGAGCAAGATTTTCGGCGAACTGTTCATGCTCCTCGAGAGCGATAAGCGCGGCGAATACAACAAACTTCAGCTGCTCTACTCCGACGAGCTGTTCTTTGTGCCGGAGAACGTCTACATCATCGGCATGATGAACACTGCAGACCGAAGCCTCGCGTTGCTGGATTACGCGCTGAGGAGGCGTTTTGCGTTCTTCGACCTCAGGCCGGGCTTCTCGTCAGAGGGCTTCACCAAGTACAGGACATCGCTGAACAGCCCGAAGTTCGACGCACTGATACGCTGCGTTGAGGAGCTCAATGGGGCGATTGCGGAGGACGAATCGCTGGGCGAAGGCTTCTGCGTAGGGCACAGCTATTTCTGCGGCATAACTCCCGGAGAGCTTAGCGACGAAAGACTGTCAGGGATAGTTGAGTACGAGATTATTCCTCTGCTGCGTGAATACTGGTTCGACGATCCGCGCAAGGTTGAGGAGTGGAGCGGCAGGCTGAGGGATGCTCTGAAGTGGTAA
- the mcrC gene encoding 5-methylcytosine-specific restriction endonuclease system specificity protein McrC, with protein sequence MVKVQNIYYMLAYAFSVLNEQGFKNLGAEEFGNTAELFAAILARGISSQIKRGLGREYLPDTEALSTLRGKIDVSASVKTRSVLRRQMVCTYDDFSVNSCMNRVIKSVAVMLMKADISRSRKKELRGLLQFFSGVELVNLRTVDWNFRYNRNNQTYRMMLAVCYLTVNGLLQTQSDGTMRMMDFLDERNLPGLYEKFILEYFRKEFPQLRPSSPHVEWQVDDDFRDMLPIMRTDVTLTHGDKMLIIDAKCYSHATAMNFGTRKFHSGNLYQIFTYVKNAALSAASHEVSGMLLYAKTDEEGISPHEYSMSGSRISVRTLDLSGDFEMIREQLNDIAEKLLC encoded by the coding sequence GTGGTAAAGGTACAGAACATCTACTACATGCTGGCTTATGCCTTCAGCGTCCTTAACGAGCAGGGCTTCAAGAATCTTGGTGCTGAGGAGTTCGGGAACACGGCGGAACTTTTTGCGGCCATTCTTGCGCGTGGAATAAGCTCGCAGATAAAGCGGGGTCTTGGCCGGGAGTACCTTCCTGACACGGAAGCGTTGTCGACGCTGCGCGGGAAGATTGACGTGTCGGCCTCAGTGAAGACGCGTTCGGTTCTGCGGCGGCAAATGGTCTGCACGTACGATGATTTCTCCGTGAACTCCTGCATGAACAGAGTCATCAAGTCCGTTGCGGTTATGCTGATGAAGGCGGACATTTCGCGCTCGAGGAAGAAGGAACTTCGCGGGCTTCTGCAGTTCTTCAGCGGAGTGGAGCTCGTGAATCTGCGGACGGTGGACTGGAACTTCCGCTACAACAGGAACAACCAGACCTACAGGATGATGCTTGCGGTGTGCTACCTGACGGTCAATGGGCTTCTGCAGACACAGTCGGACGGGACGATGAGGATGATGGATTTTCTCGATGAACGCAATCTGCCGGGTCTCTACGAGAAGTTTATTCTGGAGTATTTCCGCAAAGAGTTTCCGCAGCTTCGGCCAAGTTCTCCGCACGTAGAGTGGCAGGTTGACGATGATTTCAGGGACATGCTCCCGATTATGCGGACGGACGTAACGCTGACACACGGGGACAAGATGCTCATCATCGACGCTAAATGCTATTCACACGCGACTGCGATGAACTTCGGGACACGCAAGTTCCATTCCGGCAACCTTTACCAGATATTCACCTACGTCAAGAACGCCGCACTGTCCGCTGCTTCTCACGAAGTCTCGGGAATGCTCCTGTACGCCAAGACCGACGAGGAAGGTATTTCTCCGCACGAATACAGCATGAGCGGCAGCAGAATCAGCGTGCGTACTCTGGATTTGAGCGGGGACTTCGAGATGATTCGCGAGCAGCTCAACGACATAGCAGAAAAGTTACTGTGCTAA
- the ispG gene encoding (E)-4-hydroxy-3-methylbut-2-enyl-diphosphate synthase, with amino-acid sequence MNSKRQVTINGLTIGGDAPVRVESMLKVSLDKRDECTAQCERLLACGCEMARAALPDKKFADDLKHLVEHTKLTIMADIHFDPALAILAMEAGCRAIRINPGNMPLDRLNDVITTAKNLGVVIRIGANGGSISGMQLAQAGGDRPRALFLAVCEQAELLLRSGFTDMILSAKSSSVPECVRANELIAEKYPEFPMHIGLTEAGPGDGGIVKGSACISALLMKGIGDTLRVSLTDEPEREVRVGYEILKALELRTRGVNLISCPTCGRRRADVMRLVKIVEPLLANLPDGTSVAVMGCEVNGPKEARHAQFGIAGTPGGAVLFREGKPAGEYSFSELETVLPEFLKV; translated from the coding sequence ATGAACAGCAAACGACAAGTTACGATTAACGGCCTGACAATAGGCGGCGATGCTCCCGTGAGAGTAGAGAGCATGTTGAAGGTTTCTCTGGATAAGCGCGATGAATGCACGGCGCAGTGCGAGAGGCTTCTTGCCTGCGGGTGCGAGATGGCTAGAGCTGCCTTGCCGGACAAGAAGTTTGCGGATGACTTGAAGCATCTCGTCGAACACACGAAGCTTACAATAATGGCGGACATACACTTTGACCCCGCGCTGGCGATTCTGGCGATGGAGGCCGGATGCCGAGCAATCCGCATTAATCCCGGCAACATGCCGCTTGACCGCCTCAACGACGTAATCACGACCGCAAAGAATCTCGGTGTAGTAATCAGGATCGGCGCGAACGGAGGCAGCATCTCGGGAATGCAGTTAGCCCAAGCCGGAGGAGACAGACCGCGCGCGCTGTTCCTTGCTGTGTGCGAACAGGCGGAGCTTCTGCTGCGTTCGGGCTTCACTGACATGATTCTTTCGGCCAAGTCGTCGAGCGTTCCCGAGTGCGTCCGAGCAAACGAGCTCATCGCGGAGAAGTATCCTGAATTTCCCATGCACATCGGCCTTACTGAGGCAGGGCCGGGCGACGGCGGAATCGTCAAGGGCAGTGCGTGTATCTCTGCTCTGCTGATGAAGGGCATCGGCGACACTCTGAGAGTCTCCCTCACCGACGAACCTGAACGTGAGGTGCGCGTGGGCTACGAGATTCTGAAGGCCTTAGAGCTTCGGACAAGGGGCGTGAACCTCATTTCCTGCCCGACGTGCGGAAGACGGCGCGCTGATGTCATGAGGCTCGTGAAAATCGTTGAACCGTTATTGGCGAATCTTCCTGACGGGACTTCGGTTGCGGTTATGGGGTGCGAGGTCAACGGCCCTAAGGAAGCGAGACATGCACAGTTCGGGATTGCCGGTACGCCGGGAGGAGCTGTGCTGTTCAGGGAAGGGAAACCGGCAGGAGAATACTCGTTCAGCGAGCTTGAAACAGTCTTGCCGGAGTTCCTGAAAGTGTGA
- the rseP gene encoding RIP metalloprotease RseP, protein MLSLIAFVIVIAVCVVVHEYGHYITARLLGVQVHEFAFGMGPAILQRKDRKNMLWSLRIFPVGGFCRLAGMNEEEDGENVIPGMGFNEQPAWKRFLILLNGSAFNILLAVVLMALFLWGNGILDMNSTRIGEIMPGFPSEQAGLKVGDEVLAVNGHNAAKWREMSELIRTEGAKSPELTLTVRRGEETITLTVNVPNNEEYGRPMLGVSPSLTRYTFLQACRSSLSYTYRMSRMMLQGIAEFVLGRQEAEVTGPVGIASMSGKAMRSGFWDFLTFIAIIALNLGILNLFPIPALDGGRILFTLLEIITRRRLPEKIEEWIHTAGFVVLISLMILITCKDVYNIFLTH, encoded by the coding sequence ATGTTATCGTTAATAGCATTCGTCATAGTCATAGCCGTCTGCGTCGTAGTTCATGAGTACGGCCACTACATCACCGCCCGTCTTCTCGGCGTTCAGGTTCACGAGTTCGCATTCGGGATGGGGCCGGCAATTCTTCAGCGCAAAGACCGTAAGAACATGCTGTGGTCGCTGAGAATTTTCCCCGTCGGAGGTTTCTGCCGTCTCGCGGGAATGAACGAGGAAGAAGACGGCGAGAACGTCATTCCCGGAATGGGCTTCAACGAACAGCCCGCGTGGAAGAGGTTTCTGATTCTCCTCAACGGTTCGGCATTCAACATTCTGCTTGCTGTGGTGCTGATGGCGTTATTCCTCTGGGGAAACGGCATCCTTGACATGAACAGCACGCGCATCGGTGAAATCATGCCCGGCTTCCCCAGCGAACAGGCAGGCCTCAAGGTCGGAGACGAAGTCCTCGCGGTCAACGGCCACAACGCGGCCAAGTGGCGCGAGATGTCCGAGCTCATCCGCACGGAAGGCGCGAAGTCCCCCGAACTCACCTTGACAGTCCGTCGCGGAGAAGAAACTATCACACTCACCGTCAACGTCCCCAACAACGAGGAGTACGGCCGTCCTATGCTGGGAGTTTCGCCGTCGTTGACGCGATACACGTTCCTTCAGGCCTGCAGGTCTTCGCTCTCTTACACCTACAGGATGAGCAGGATGATGCTTCAGGGAATCGCCGAGTTCGTTCTTGGCCGGCAGGAAGCTGAAGTTACCGGGCCTGTGGGAATCGCCTCGATGTCCGGCAAAGCCATGCGCTCCGGCTTCTGGGACTTCCTGACGTTCATAGCCATCATCGCCCTCAATCTCGGAATACTTAACCTCTTCCCGATACCTGCCCTCGACGGCGGAAGGATTCTCTTCACGCTCCTAGAAATCATCACGCGCAGAAGGCTTCCCGAGAAGATAGAGGAATGGATTCACACGGCGGGTTTTGTGGTGTTAATCTCACTCATGATTCTCATCACCTGCAAAGATGTCTACAACATTTTCCTGACACACTAA
- a CDS encoding pyridoxal phosphate-dependent aminotransferase — MAYDFTTTHKRFHTGSGKWDTLTKYGVKESEDIIPFSVADMEFVTAPEIVEALKRELDTSIMGYANPTDGYLEAVCGWLSSRHNWEARPEWMLSTHGIVDAFFEAVRVYTKEGDGVMLTTPVYHPMYMAVRDNRRTLVESPMIYTGTRYEIDFEDFERKASDPNTKMFLLCSPHNPVGRVWTRKELERIAEICLKHGVLVLSDEIHCDLLMPGQVHTVFASISEEAANNCIVCTAPSKTFNIAGLQTSSVFIPNAELRARYFAALKLHNPNPKCNILGYRAAEAAYRECGEWLDECLKVIDANRGIIAEFMAREFPQVKVCELEGTYLLWLNLNGFGLDFREVERINHEEARLFFDEGYVFGKAGEGFERWNIACPTRYIHEALERFKGAYRKHI; from the coding sequence ATGGCTTACGATTTCACGACAACACATAAACGTTTTCACACCGGCTCGGGCAAATGGGACACGCTCACGAAGTACGGCGTAAAGGAGTCAGAGGACATAATACCGTTCTCCGTAGCAGATATGGAGTTCGTTACCGCGCCGGAGATTGTCGAAGCCCTCAAGCGCGAGCTGGACACCTCGATAATGGGTTACGCCAACCCTACGGACGGATACCTTGAGGCAGTGTGCGGGTGGTTATCTTCACGCCACAACTGGGAGGCACGTCCTGAATGGATGCTGAGCACTCACGGGATAGTAGACGCGTTCTTTGAGGCCGTGAGAGTGTACACGAAGGAAGGCGACGGCGTGATGCTGACGACTCCAGTTTATCACCCGATGTACATGGCGGTGAGGGATAACAGGCGGACGCTCGTCGAGTCGCCGATGATTTACACGGGAACGCGCTACGAGATAGACTTTGAGGACTTCGAGCGCAAGGCTTCTGACCCGAACACAAAGATGTTTCTTCTGTGCAGTCCTCATAACCCCGTCGGCAGAGTCTGGACGCGCAAGGAACTCGAGCGCATCGCGGAAATATGCCTGAAACACGGCGTGCTTGTTCTCTCCGACGAGATACACTGTGATTTGCTGATGCCCGGCCAAGTCCACACGGTCTTTGCGTCAATCAGCGAAGAAGCCGCGAACAACTGCATTGTGTGCACAGCTCCGAGCAAGACCTTCAACATTGCTGGCCTCCAGACATCAAGCGTCTTCATCCCAAACGCAGAACTACGCGCGAGGTACTTTGCGGCTCTGAAGCTCCACAACCCTAACCCGAAGTGCAACATTCTGGGTTACCGTGCTGCTGAGGCAGCGTACAGGGAGTGCGGTGAATGGCTCGACGAGTGCCTGAAGGTCATCGACGCGAACAGAGGAATCATCGCTGAGTTCATGGCGCGTGAGTTTCCGCAGGTGAAGGTGTGCGAGCTTGAGGGGACGTATCTTCTGTGGCTGAACCTCAACGGCTTCGGGCTGGACTTCCGGGAGGTTGAGAGGATTAACCACGAGGAAGCGCGCCTGTTCTTCGACGAAGGGTATGTGTTCGGGAAGGCTGGCGAGGGGTTCGAGAGGTGGAACATTGCTTGTCCGACAAGATATATTCATGAGGCACTAGAGAGGTTCAAGGGAGCATACAGGAAACATATTTAG